In Chitinophaga nivalis, a single genomic region encodes these proteins:
- a CDS encoding DinB family protein — protein MEITSISSFLDYYGSIRARTLRLLQCVPPDQLDWSYMPGKFTIADHIRHLAAIERYMYAETVAGRPCVYSGCGKELADGYEAVMQYFHTLHAQSLTIFRSLRDEDLQQKCTTPGNIQITTWKWLRAMVEHEVHHRAQLYLYLNIIGVKTPPMFGLSSEEIIANSISISSSNE, from the coding sequence ATGGAAATCACGTCGATATCTTCTTTTCTGGATTATTATGGCAGTATCCGCGCGCGAACGCTCCGCTTACTGCAATGTGTACCGCCCGACCAGCTGGATTGGAGCTATATGCCCGGCAAATTCACCATTGCCGATCATATCCGGCACCTGGCGGCAATAGAACGTTATATGTATGCCGAAACGGTAGCCGGCCGCCCCTGTGTGTACAGCGGATGTGGTAAGGAGCTGGCCGATGGCTATGAAGCCGTGATGCAATATTTTCATACCCTGCATGCGCAATCGCTGACGATCTTTCGTTCGCTCCGTGATGAAGACCTGCAGCAAAAATGTACCACGCCCGGCAACATACAGATTACTACCTGGAAATGGTTGCGTGCGATGGTGGAACACGAAGTACATCACAGGGCCCAGCTCTACCTGTATCTGAATATAATAGGGGTGAAAACACCACCTATGTTTGGTTTGTCATCAGAGGAAATCATTGCTAACAGTATTTCAATATCATCATCCAATGAGTAA
- a CDS encoding isocitrate lyase/PEP mutase family protein, whose product MSNYNIFKQLHQESAPLLLGNAWNVASARILEESGIKAIGTSSSAIADTLGYEDGEHIPFDELFFIIEKIARHVRVPLSADIESGYSKEVATVIQHIERLYNIGVVGINLEDSIAAARELVPTDIFRRKVETIKNYLVQQNMDFFLNIRTDTFLLDIADPLPETFARIHAFEQAGADGIFVPFIKKPEDIRQVTAATSLPVNVLSMHGLPSFEVLQEAGVKRISMGGSVYRAVYKGLTATVQEIVHTKSFNPVF is encoded by the coding sequence ATGAGTAACTACAACATTTTTAAACAACTGCATCAGGAGTCCGCTCCGCTTTTACTGGGTAATGCCTGGAATGTGGCCAGCGCCCGCATATTGGAAGAAAGTGGTATCAAGGCGATTGGTACTTCCAGTTCTGCCATTGCCGATACACTCGGGTATGAAGACGGCGAGCATATTCCTTTTGATGAATTATTTTTTATCATTGAAAAAATAGCCCGGCACGTACGGGTACCGTTGTCTGCGGATATTGAAAGTGGTTACAGCAAAGAGGTAGCCACCGTCATTCAGCATATAGAACGCCTGTACAATATCGGAGTGGTGGGTATTAATCTGGAAGACTCCATCGCTGCTGCCCGGGAACTGGTTCCCACAGACATTTTCCGCCGTAAGGTGGAAACCATCAAAAACTATCTGGTGCAGCAAAACATGGATTTTTTTCTGAACATACGAACAGATACTTTTTTACTGGATATAGCAGATCCCCTGCCGGAAACTTTTGCGCGTATTCACGCTTTTGAGCAGGCGGGTGCAGACGGTATTTTTGTGCCTTTTATTAAAAAGCCCGAAGATATCCGGCAGGTGACTGCTGCTACATCATTACCTGTGAATGTGTTGTCTATGCATGGTTTGCCATCTTTTGAGGTACTACAGGAAGCCGGTGTGAAGCGGATCAGTATGGGAGGTAGTGTGTACCGCGCGGTGTATAAAGGGTTAACAGCTACGGTACAGGAAATTGTGCATACAAAATCTTTTAATCCGGTATTCTGA
- a CDS encoding alanyl-tRNA synthetase — MSTVSSKKEQIIKWIKRIGFWGFLFFLAKGLVWLAIGYWVIKK; from the coding sequence ATGTCAACAGTCTCCAGTAAAAAAGAACAGATTATCAAATGGATAAAAAGGATCGGCTTCTGGGGCTTCCTTTTTTTCCTGGCTAAAGGCCTCGTATGGTTGGCCATTGGCTACTGGGTAATTAAAAAGTAA
- a CDS encoding excinuclease ABC subunit UvrA, whose product MKHPKNAIIIKGARENNLKNISVTIPKEVITIFTGVSGSGKSSLVFDTIAAESQRQLNETFPAFARHRLPHYGQPDADLIQQLSAAIIVDQQRLGGNARSTVGTITDIYTLLRLLYSRAGKPFAGYATAFSFNHPDGMCPTCEGLGTVAQPDVDLLLDKNRSLNTGAIRFPTFAPGGWRWKRYVHSGLFDNDKLLKNYTPEEWQLLVYQEEFRLPNPAPEWPPTSLYEGVLPRFIRSYIAKESKETKGKYKAAFDQVIGRGPCPDCHGARLRPEILACRINGYHIADCTSWQINDLADFIHTVRDPVAHTITAAITERLEHLMGIGLGYLTLSRETATLSGGESQRVKMVRHLGSSLTGMTYIFDEPSIGMHPRDVHQLNKLLRQLRDKGNTVLVVEHDPDVIAIADHIIDMGPGAGTQGGQIVYQGSLEGLRKAHTLTGTHLARKMALKSTPRKPAGNLLIENASLHNLKQVTVRIPTGVLTVVTGVAGSGKSSLINGVLPRHYPTAICIDQGAITGSRRSNPATYTGIADPLRELFAQENKVSASLFSANSKGACPTCRGLGHTYTDLAFMDPVVSICETCQGQRFTPEVLQYTLQGKNIHEILQMPVTTALDFFETPVIHDILQRLYDVGLGYLTLGQPLSTLSGGERQRIKLATELEKSGNIYVLDEPTTGLHLSDVEKLIILLNRLTDNGSTVIVIEHNLQVISQADWIIEMGPGAGRDGGQVVFEGLPAGLVKHKTAVTSTFLKKQIS is encoded by the coding sequence ATGAAACATCCTAAAAATGCCATCATTATCAAGGGAGCGCGGGAAAACAACCTGAAAAATATCTCCGTAACCATTCCGAAAGAAGTCATTACCATCTTCACGGGTGTGTCGGGTTCCGGTAAATCGTCGCTGGTATTTGATACCATTGCAGCCGAATCTCAACGGCAGTTAAATGAAACCTTTCCGGCCTTTGCCAGACACCGGCTACCACATTACGGACAACCGGATGCAGATCTCATACAACAACTATCCGCCGCCATCATCGTAGACCAGCAGCGGCTCGGCGGCAATGCCCGCTCTACCGTAGGTACCATTACAGATATCTACACCCTGCTCCGTTTATTGTATTCCCGTGCCGGGAAGCCCTTTGCCGGTTATGCCACGGCTTTCTCCTTCAACCATCCGGATGGCATGTGTCCTACCTGCGAAGGCCTGGGTACCGTTGCACAGCCGGATGTAGACCTGTTGCTGGATAAAAACCGTTCGCTCAACACAGGCGCCATTCGTTTTCCCACCTTTGCCCCGGGAGGCTGGCGCTGGAAAAGATATGTACACTCCGGCCTGTTTGACAACGATAAACTGCTGAAAAATTATACGCCGGAAGAATGGCAGCTGCTGGTATATCAGGAGGAATTCCGGCTGCCCAACCCAGCCCCGGAATGGCCGCCCACCAGCTTGTACGAAGGCGTGCTGCCCCGTTTTATACGCAGTTATATCGCCAAAGAATCCAAAGAAACCAAGGGCAAATACAAGGCCGCCTTTGACCAGGTAATAGGCCGCGGCCCCTGCCCTGATTGCCATGGCGCCCGGCTACGCCCGGAAATACTGGCCTGCCGGATCAACGGCTATCATATTGCCGACTGTACCTCCTGGCAAATCAATGACCTGGCCGATTTCATCCACACCGTCCGGGATCCGGTAGCACATACGATTACCGCCGCCATTACGGAACGGCTGGAACACCTGATGGGCATTGGTTTAGGCTACCTTACCCTCAGCCGGGAAACGGCTACGCTTTCCGGTGGCGAATCCCAGCGGGTAAAGATGGTACGTCACCTCGGGAGCAGCCTGACAGGTATGACCTACATCTTCGACGAACCCAGCATCGGGATGCATCCCCGGGATGTACATCAGCTCAATAAACTGCTTCGGCAGCTGCGGGATAAAGGGAATACCGTACTCGTAGTAGAGCATGATCCGGATGTTATTGCCATCGCCGATCATATCATTGATATGGGGCCCGGCGCAGGTACCCAGGGCGGGCAGATTGTATACCAGGGCAGCCTGGAAGGACTCCGGAAGGCACACACCCTCACCGGTACCCATCTTGCCCGTAAAATGGCCTTAAAAAGCACCCCACGCAAGCCTGCCGGCAACCTGTTGATCGAAAATGCCTCCCTGCATAACCTGAAACAGGTCACCGTACGTATACCCACCGGCGTACTCACCGTGGTAACCGGCGTAGCCGGTTCCGGCAAGAGCAGCCTGATTAATGGGGTACTCCCCCGCCATTATCCCACCGCCATCTGCATCGATCAGGGCGCCATTACCGGTTCCAGGCGTTCCAATCCGGCTACCTATACCGGTATAGCAGACCCGTTACGTGAGTTGTTTGCACAGGAAAACAAGGTATCGGCATCTTTATTCAGTGCCAACTCCAAAGGCGCCTGCCCCACTTGCCGGGGCCTGGGTCATACCTACACTGATCTCGCCTTTATGGATCCTGTGGTGAGTATCTGCGAAACCTGTCAGGGACAGCGTTTTACACCGGAAGTATTACAGTATACCCTGCAGGGGAAAAATATCCATGAGATCTTACAGATGCCTGTAACAACCGCGCTGGACTTTTTTGAAACGCCGGTCATACACGACATACTGCAACGCCTATACGATGTAGGCTTAGGTTACCTCACCCTGGGGCAACCGCTCAGTACCCTCTCCGGCGGAGAAAGACAACGGATTAAACTGGCTACGGAACTGGAAAAAAGCGGGAATATTTATGTACTGGATGAACCTACTACCGGACTACATTTGTCTGATGTGGAAAAACTGATCATCTTATTAAACCGGCTCACTGACAATGGCAGCACAGTGATTGTTATTGAACATAACCTGCAGGTAATCAGTCAGGCAGACTGGATCATAGAAATGGGGCCGGGCGCTGGCCGTGATGGCGGGCAAGTGGTATTTGAAGGATTACCGGCGGGGTTAGTAAAACATAAAACAGCCGTTACCAGCACTTTCCTGAAAAAACAAATCAGCTGA
- a CDS encoding MarR family winged helix-turn-helix transcriptional regulator has translation MADKSNPAFEAVYTEFQCLIMAEVNRLSIDGISATQYNMLDFIIRNGPCTTSMLAKGFHISPPAVSRHMKKLLEKKYVLQVRDKDDRRHYFHRITPKGMKLVKNATHLRKNMSANIQQALSKPDLITFTRLCRQIVDQIK, from the coding sequence ATGGCTGATAAATCCAACCCGGCATTCGAAGCGGTATATACTGAATTTCAGTGCCTGATAATGGCCGAAGTAAACCGGCTGAGTATAGATGGCATCAGTGCCACACAATACAATATGCTGGATTTTATTATCCGTAACGGACCATGCACGACCAGCATGCTGGCAAAAGGATTTCATATTTCTCCGCCGGCTGTTTCCCGGCACATGAAAAAATTGCTGGAAAAAAAATACGTACTCCAGGTGCGGGATAAGGACGATCGCCGTCACTATTTTCATCGGATTACCCCCAAGGGAATGAAGCTGGTGAAAAATGCCACCCATCTGCGAAAAAATATGTCGGCAAACATACAACAGGCATTATCCAAACCCGACCTGATCACTTTCACCCGTTTATGCCGGCAGATTGTAGACCAAATTAAATGA
- a CDS encoding GNAT family N-acetyltransferase: MIYREATLADIPGLFRVRLAVKENRLVNTSLVTEADYIRYLTTDGKGWVAATMHAIIGFAIIDTHRNNIWALFVDPAFEGQGVGKTLQTAMLHWHFTRSAAPLWLGTGKGTRAEKFYTLTGWKPCGILETGEQKFEITYDAWQNRQC; the protein is encoded by the coding sequence ATGATTTACAGAGAAGCAACCCTGGCGGATATTCCCGGTTTATTCCGGGTACGTTTAGCCGTAAAAGAGAACAGGCTGGTAAATACCAGTCTGGTTACAGAAGCAGATTATATCAGGTACCTGACCACCGATGGTAAAGGCTGGGTGGCCGCCACTATGCATGCAATTATTGGATTTGCCATCATTGATACGCACAGGAATAATATCTGGGCCTTATTTGTAGATCCGGCTTTTGAAGGGCAGGGCGTTGGCAAAACCTTACAGACAGCAATGCTCCACTGGCATTTTACCCGGTCTGCCGCCCCGTTGTGGCTCGGTACCGGCAAAGGCACCCGTGCAGAAAAATTTTATACCCTTACCGGCTGGAAACCCTGCGGCATCCTGGAAACCGGTGAGCAGAAGTTTGAAATAACCTATGACGCCTGGCAGAACAGGCAATGTTAA
- a CDS encoding TlpA family protein disulfide reductase, producing MKKRLLFVIFFFFMIAGSYAQENKLPDMTLTDRQQHPWQLTAQKGKVMFIYLWNGYEPSVSDLAFLEWVEKRYGNRIQYAYITKGAFSGAWRKLFDRFPQLKGLQGETAGKDEEKWSRFMEHYASIVLVDKKGRIYYQNPYQFEEALDQYLKE from the coding sequence ATGAAAAAACGACTACTTTTTGTTATCTTTTTTTTCTTCATGATCGCCGGCAGTTATGCCCAGGAAAACAAACTGCCTGATATGACGCTGACAGACCGGCAACAACATCCCTGGCAGCTGACTGCGCAGAAAGGAAAAGTGATGTTTATCTATCTCTGGAATGGCTATGAACCCAGCGTCAGCGACCTGGCTTTCCTGGAATGGGTGGAGAAACGTTATGGCAACCGGATACAGTATGCCTATATCACAAAAGGGGCCTTTTCCGGCGCGTGGCGCAAACTGTTTGACCGTTTCCCGCAGCTAAAGGGATTGCAGGGTGAAACCGCTGGTAAAGATGAAGAAAAGTGGTCCCGGTTCATGGAGCATTATGCCAGCATTGTACTGGTAGATAAAAAAGGCCGGATCTATTACCAGAATCCTTACCAGTTTGAAGAAGCACTCGATCAATACCTGAAAGAATAA